One Solea senegalensis isolate Sse05_10M linkage group LG13, IFAPA_SoseM_1, whole genome shotgun sequence DNA segment encodes these proteins:
- the LOC122779797 gene encoding von Willebrand factor A domain-containing protein 7-like isoform X1 has product MEGKLLTSIKCVSIFGNSMLAVLCLLLLQTQVHGFGILPGKSLSHLEITERAILNTTVHVCHALARAEGTDFTFPPQPFTAKSVAVACNAPKSSKTFRQAIIAVIFHNVRVDIRHALNGSFHFDEEMFVQGKQIIMQGIQAIKASNKQENFEAAREKLGETLHPLQDFYSHSNWVELGKNGPNANLIRSDVSIGIIADESRATCRNCDGDDCTNNILEDIISEGILTSGYFGIVPLVSTKPKGKCSHGGAVDQTSTIEPKGGINKDTFDASHGHLHTKAANIAQAATSQLLEEIQGAAGDRPFLEMMGISKGSSKALCFVIDTTKSMSDDIEAVRGVTSTIINSEVGTDNEPSMYILVPFNDPGFGPLIKTTDPQVFKRIINSLSVTGGGDEAEMSLSGLQLALSNTPANSEIFLFTDAPPKDKNLKSAVIALIERTQSVVNFMITDSNTTNRRRRSSGSKQHRVLGAADAQVYRDLAQASGGLAIEVTKSELPEATSIIIESSSASLVTLLQAARDPGKTDQFPFLVDDTVSNVRVYITGQSVTFTLVSPTGASQQSTDTSGSLITQTKSVGNFQTLYLIKVVGLWEIRMASTNAYTLKVTGQSDIDFLFDFVEVSQGPFTGFDALDTRPSAGVKSSLLVSLTGTDTGEVTEVKLVDSTGSEEITGVLEPQGSGNFLVTVERIPLVEFVVWVKGRADSTIFQRQSPTNFRVSNVTITADSSNILVPGTPFSVPFSVRTSGAEGNFTIRVTNNQQFDSAFPSTLFLESGNSSDGTVNLTAPLNTPSGTDVTLTIEAEAPAAADTNYVMLRFSVLNTVTDFTPPRCEQLSLDSRCSDECSLSQWTLFARVIDGDDGVGVDRVSLKQGNGTMNATLNAGNENITMVSYSASCCSPDMELQVVDLVGNVGTCIFTIREGSSSPISPSTRVTQSLFLSLSTVILGLYITTEGGIQ; this is encoded by the exons ATGGAAGGAAAGCTACTAACCTCTATAAAATGTGTATCCATCTTCGGGAACAGTATGTTAGCTGTGTTGTGCCTCTTGCTCCTGCAAACTCAAGTCCATGGATTTGGGATTTTACCAGGAAAGTCCCTGAGTCACCTGGAAATTACAGAACGTGCAATTTTAAATACCACAGTACACGTTTGCCACGCTTTGGCCAGAGCCGAGGGAACAGACTTCACTTTTCCT ccacaGCCTTTCACAGCAAAATCTGTTGCCGTTGCATGCAATGCACCTAAGTCATCCAAAACCTTCCGTCAAGCCATCATAGCCGTCATATTCCACAATGTTAGGGTGGACATTCGTCATGCCCTCAATGGAAGCTTCCACTTTGACGAGGAAATGTTTGTACAAGGAAAACAAATCATCATGCAGGGGATACAAGCTATAAAAGCAAGCAACAAGCAAGAGAACTTTGAAGCGGCAAGGGAGAAACTAGGAGAGACTTTGCATCCTTTACAG GATTTCTACAGTCACAGCAACTGGGTGGAACTGGGGAAAAACGGCCCTAATGCCAATCTGATTAGATCAGATGTCAGCATTGGTATCATTGCAG ATGAAAGTAGGGCGACGTGTCGCAACTGTGATGGAGACGACTGCACGAACAACATTTTGGAGGACATCATAAGTGAGGGGATACTGACCTCGGGGTACTTTGGTATTGTACCTTTGGTCTCAACCAAACCGAAAG GAAAATGCAGCCACGGAGGAGCAGTGGATCAAACGAGTACCATTGAGCCTAAAGGCGGAATCAACAAAGACACGTTTGATGCCAGTCATGGACATCTCCACACGAAAGCAGCAAACATCGCCCAAGCTGCAACCAGTCAGCTACTGGAGGAAATCCAAGGGGCTGCCGGTGACAGACCCTTCCTTGA GATGATGGGAATCTCCAAAGGATCCAGTAAAGCCCTCTGTTTTGTGATCGACACCACAAAGAGTATGAGTGATGACATCGAAGCAGTGAGGGGAGTAACGTCCACGATTATAAACAGTGAAGTGGGAACAGACAATGAGCCGTCCATGTACATTCTAGTTCCATTCAACGACCCAG GATTCGGGCCTCTGATAAAGACAACAGACCCCCAAGTCTTCAAGAGAATTATTAACTCCCTCTCAGTGACAGGTGGAGGAGATGAGGCGGAAATGAGTCTCTCTGGGCTACAG CTGGCTTTAAGTAATACTCCTGCCAATTCTGAGATCTTCCTCTTCACTGATGCACCTCCTAAAGACAAAAACCTGAAAAGCGCAGTGATTGCACTCATAGAACGAACTCAGAGTGTG GTAAACTTCATGATAACGGACTCAAACACGACCAACCGCCGCAGACGGAGTTCTGGCAGCAAGCAGCACAGAGTATTAGGGGCAGCAGATGCTCAGGTGTACAGAGACCTGGCTCAGGCTTCGGGAGGTCTCGCTATCGAAGTCACAAAGAGTGAGCTTCCTGAAGCCACCAGCATCATAATAGAATCTTCCAGCGCCTCTCTG GTGACTCTGCTTCAAGCAGCCAGGGATCCGGGAAAAACAGATCAATTCCCCTTTTTAGTCGATGACACTGTTTCAAACGTGAGAGTCTACATCACCGGGCAATCTGTCACTTTCACTCTCGTAAGCCCCACAG GTGCATCGCAGCAAAGCACCGACACATCGGGATCATTGATCACCCAGACCAAGTCGGTGGGAAACTTCCAGACTCTGTATCTCATAAAAGTCGTTGGACTGTGGGAAATAAGGATGGCATCTACGAACGCTTACACTCTGAAGGTCACGG GTCAGAGTGAtattgacttcctgtttgacttTGTGGAGGTGTCCCAGGGCCCGTTCACAGGATTCGATGCTCTCGACACTCGTCCCAGCGccg GTGTGAAGAGCAGCTTGTTGGTGTCTTTAACGGGAACCGACACGGGGGAAGTGACAGAAGTCAAACTGGTCGACTCGACAGGGTCAGAGGAGATCACAGGAGTCTTGGAGCCACAGGGGAGCGGGAATTTCTTAGTCACGGTTGAACGTATTCCACTAGTGGAGTTTGTGGTGTGGGTGAAAGGACGTGCAGATTCAACAATCTTCCAAAGGCAGTCACCGACCAACTTCAGAGTCTCCAATGTGACCATCACT GCCGACTCAAGTAACATCTTAGTACCAGGAACACCGTTCTCTGTGCCCTTCTCTGTGAGGACCAGCGGAGCGGAAGGCAATTTCACAATCCGTGTCACCAACAACCAACAATTTGACTCAGCATTTCCGAGCACTTTGTTCCTGGAGAGTGGAAACAGCAGTGACGGCACAGTGAACCTCACGGCTCCTCTTAACACCCCGTCTGGCACGGATGTCACTCTGACCATCGAGGCCGAGGCTCCGGCGGCTGCAGACACCAACTATGTCATGCTGCGGTTTTCTGTTCTTAACACG GTGACTGATTTCACTCCACCACGATGTGAGCAGCTCAGTCTGGACTCCAGGTGCTCTGACGAGTGCAGCCTCTCTCAGTGGACGCTCTTCGCTCGAGTGATTGATGGGGACGACGGGGTGGGCGTCGACCGCGTCAGCCTCAAACAAGGTAACGGGACCATGAACGCCACTCTGAATGCCGGCAATGAGAACATAACCATGGTGTCCTACAGCGCTTCGTGCTGTTCACCCGATATGGAGCTGCAGGTCGTGGACCTGGTGGGAAACGTGGGCACGTGTATCTTCACGATCCGGGAAGGTTCGTCCTCTCCGATCTCTCCGTCCACAAGAGTCACTCAGTCACTTTTTCTAAGTCTGAGCACGGTGATACTTGGACTCTATATCACAACAGAAGGGGGCATTCAGTGA
- the LOC122779797 gene encoding von Willebrand factor A domain-containing protein 7-like isoform X2 codes for MLAVLCLLLLQTQVHGFGILPGKSLSHLEITERAILNTTVHVCHALARAEGTDFTFPPQPFTAKSVAVACNAPKSSKTFRQAIIAVIFHNVRVDIRHALNGSFHFDEEMFVQGKQIIMQGIQAIKASNKQENFEAAREKLGETLHPLQDFYSHSNWVELGKNGPNANLIRSDVSIGIIADESRATCRNCDGDDCTNNILEDIISEGILTSGYFGIVPLVSTKPKGKCSHGGAVDQTSTIEPKGGINKDTFDASHGHLHTKAANIAQAATSQLLEEIQGAAGDRPFLEMMGISKGSSKALCFVIDTTKSMSDDIEAVRGVTSTIINSEVGTDNEPSMYILVPFNDPGFGPLIKTTDPQVFKRIINSLSVTGGGDEAEMSLSGLQLALSNTPANSEIFLFTDAPPKDKNLKSAVIALIERTQSVVNFMITDSNTTNRRRRSSGSKQHRVLGAADAQVYRDLAQASGGLAIEVTKSELPEATSIIIESSSASLVTLLQAARDPGKTDQFPFLVDDTVSNVRVYITGQSVTFTLVSPTGASQQSTDTSGSLITQTKSVGNFQTLYLIKVVGLWEIRMASTNAYTLKVTGQSDIDFLFDFVEVSQGPFTGFDALDTRPSAGVKSSLLVSLTGTDTGEVTEVKLVDSTGSEEITGVLEPQGSGNFLVTVERIPLVEFVVWVKGRADSTIFQRQSPTNFRVSNVTITADSSNILVPGTPFSVPFSVRTSGAEGNFTIRVTNNQQFDSAFPSTLFLESGNSSDGTVNLTAPLNTPSGTDVTLTIEAEAPAAADTNYVMLRFSVLNTVTDFTPPRCEQLSLDSRCSDECSLSQWTLFARVIDGDDGVGVDRVSLKQGNGTMNATLNAGNENITMVSYSASCCSPDMELQVVDLVGNVGTCIFTIREGSSSPISPSTRVTQSLFLSLSTVILGLYITTEGGIQ; via the exons ATGTTAGCTGTGTTGTGCCTCTTGCTCCTGCAAACTCAAGTCCATGGATTTGGGATTTTACCAGGAAAGTCCCTGAGTCACCTGGAAATTACAGAACGTGCAATTTTAAATACCACAGTACACGTTTGCCACGCTTTGGCCAGAGCCGAGGGAACAGACTTCACTTTTCCT ccacaGCCTTTCACAGCAAAATCTGTTGCCGTTGCATGCAATGCACCTAAGTCATCCAAAACCTTCCGTCAAGCCATCATAGCCGTCATATTCCACAATGTTAGGGTGGACATTCGTCATGCCCTCAATGGAAGCTTCCACTTTGACGAGGAAATGTTTGTACAAGGAAAACAAATCATCATGCAGGGGATACAAGCTATAAAAGCAAGCAACAAGCAAGAGAACTTTGAAGCGGCAAGGGAGAAACTAGGAGAGACTTTGCATCCTTTACAG GATTTCTACAGTCACAGCAACTGGGTGGAACTGGGGAAAAACGGCCCTAATGCCAATCTGATTAGATCAGATGTCAGCATTGGTATCATTGCAG ATGAAAGTAGGGCGACGTGTCGCAACTGTGATGGAGACGACTGCACGAACAACATTTTGGAGGACATCATAAGTGAGGGGATACTGACCTCGGGGTACTTTGGTATTGTACCTTTGGTCTCAACCAAACCGAAAG GAAAATGCAGCCACGGAGGAGCAGTGGATCAAACGAGTACCATTGAGCCTAAAGGCGGAATCAACAAAGACACGTTTGATGCCAGTCATGGACATCTCCACACGAAAGCAGCAAACATCGCCCAAGCTGCAACCAGTCAGCTACTGGAGGAAATCCAAGGGGCTGCCGGTGACAGACCCTTCCTTGA GATGATGGGAATCTCCAAAGGATCCAGTAAAGCCCTCTGTTTTGTGATCGACACCACAAAGAGTATGAGTGATGACATCGAAGCAGTGAGGGGAGTAACGTCCACGATTATAAACAGTGAAGTGGGAACAGACAATGAGCCGTCCATGTACATTCTAGTTCCATTCAACGACCCAG GATTCGGGCCTCTGATAAAGACAACAGACCCCCAAGTCTTCAAGAGAATTATTAACTCCCTCTCAGTGACAGGTGGAGGAGATGAGGCGGAAATGAGTCTCTCTGGGCTACAG CTGGCTTTAAGTAATACTCCTGCCAATTCTGAGATCTTCCTCTTCACTGATGCACCTCCTAAAGACAAAAACCTGAAAAGCGCAGTGATTGCACTCATAGAACGAACTCAGAGTGTG GTAAACTTCATGATAACGGACTCAAACACGACCAACCGCCGCAGACGGAGTTCTGGCAGCAAGCAGCACAGAGTATTAGGGGCAGCAGATGCTCAGGTGTACAGAGACCTGGCTCAGGCTTCGGGAGGTCTCGCTATCGAAGTCACAAAGAGTGAGCTTCCTGAAGCCACCAGCATCATAATAGAATCTTCCAGCGCCTCTCTG GTGACTCTGCTTCAAGCAGCCAGGGATCCGGGAAAAACAGATCAATTCCCCTTTTTAGTCGATGACACTGTTTCAAACGTGAGAGTCTACATCACCGGGCAATCTGTCACTTTCACTCTCGTAAGCCCCACAG GTGCATCGCAGCAAAGCACCGACACATCGGGATCATTGATCACCCAGACCAAGTCGGTGGGAAACTTCCAGACTCTGTATCTCATAAAAGTCGTTGGACTGTGGGAAATAAGGATGGCATCTACGAACGCTTACACTCTGAAGGTCACGG GTCAGAGTGAtattgacttcctgtttgacttTGTGGAGGTGTCCCAGGGCCCGTTCACAGGATTCGATGCTCTCGACACTCGTCCCAGCGccg GTGTGAAGAGCAGCTTGTTGGTGTCTTTAACGGGAACCGACACGGGGGAAGTGACAGAAGTCAAACTGGTCGACTCGACAGGGTCAGAGGAGATCACAGGAGTCTTGGAGCCACAGGGGAGCGGGAATTTCTTAGTCACGGTTGAACGTATTCCACTAGTGGAGTTTGTGGTGTGGGTGAAAGGACGTGCAGATTCAACAATCTTCCAAAGGCAGTCACCGACCAACTTCAGAGTCTCCAATGTGACCATCACT GCCGACTCAAGTAACATCTTAGTACCAGGAACACCGTTCTCTGTGCCCTTCTCTGTGAGGACCAGCGGAGCGGAAGGCAATTTCACAATCCGTGTCACCAACAACCAACAATTTGACTCAGCATTTCCGAGCACTTTGTTCCTGGAGAGTGGAAACAGCAGTGACGGCACAGTGAACCTCACGGCTCCTCTTAACACCCCGTCTGGCACGGATGTCACTCTGACCATCGAGGCCGAGGCTCCGGCGGCTGCAGACACCAACTATGTCATGCTGCGGTTTTCTGTTCTTAACACG GTGACTGATTTCACTCCACCACGATGTGAGCAGCTCAGTCTGGACTCCAGGTGCTCTGACGAGTGCAGCCTCTCTCAGTGGACGCTCTTCGCTCGAGTGATTGATGGGGACGACGGGGTGGGCGTCGACCGCGTCAGCCTCAAACAAGGTAACGGGACCATGAACGCCACTCTGAATGCCGGCAATGAGAACATAACCATGGTGTCCTACAGCGCTTCGTGCTGTTCACCCGATATGGAGCTGCAGGTCGTGGACCTGGTGGGAAACGTGGGCACGTGTATCTTCACGATCCGGGAAGGTTCGTCCTCTCCGATCTCTCCGTCCACAAGAGTCACTCAGTCACTTTTTCTAAGTCTGAGCACGGTGATACTTGGACTCTATATCACAACAGAAGGGGGCATTCAGTGA